A genomic segment from Petrotoga sp. 9PW.55.5.1 encodes:
- a CDS encoding HD domain-containing phosphohydrolase: MNNIKYILIILIFVITLNISLFASSNKVLVLNSYSSGFSWSDREMEGLFSVLAQEDDIEIYVEYLDSKRFNDERHFLLFKDYIKRKYEDYEFDAVVTLDNDAFDFVLENHEELFFNTPVVYCGINYYQEYEFEKYDFIRGIVERNDIKDTIEIALKLHPNTKNVYVVLDNYTKAGQLVKKEMEETIIPMFSDINFIFITDSVEEIENNLHNPLPNSIALFLPFNRDINGYFYEYKDIGKIIEEIDILPIYTSVEDYLDYKVIGGKILKAFEQGEKAGEIVLELLNGIYMQNVPQIYFPENDYIFNYLELQRWGIPINHLPEDSIIINKPTSFYEENPILFWIIIVTLPISIVFLYILKEKNSRLKKYISELGKTKKILENKNEELRAANQQLTSFNEEIVAQNEEIEDNYKKIENLNNKIFKLLELFNKLGNEGITKEEFFYEFLKAMITQIPEADYGSVSIIEGEEWNFITAIGHDIEGLKSLPLKRKYSVWSEEAMIVENIQNENIKRMPEKLEKEMSKYTKPIKQTILKTIKVDEDIYLGMALDIKKESEKEFSEESINSFNSLLNIGKLFIINQIKTQEVEVTYNNFAQKFAVLAESHDENSKKHLTRVSELSAFVAEKFGLDDKDVERIKRFSPLHDVGKLLVSPIILNKRGKLTKEEWEEIKKHPIYSGELLEGKYFETARKIAMYHHEHYDGSGYPFGLKGNEIPIEAQIIGIVDVYDALRSKRSYKEAFSHEKAIEIILNGDERTKPEHFNPGLLSIIEKYNQEIKEIYDKFND; encoded by the coding sequence ATGAATAACATCAAATATATTTTGATTATATTAATTTTTGTTATAACACTCAATATCTCTTTGTTTGCTTCTTCAAATAAGGTTTTGGTTTTAAATTCGTATTCTTCTGGATTTTCTTGGTCTGATAGAGAAATGGAAGGATTATTTTCAGTTTTAGCTCAAGAAGATGATATTGAAATTTATGTTGAATATTTAGATAGTAAACGTTTTAATGATGAACGACATTTTTTACTTTTTAAGGATTATATAAAAAGAAAGTATGAAGATTATGAATTTGATGCTGTAGTAACTTTAGATAATGACGCTTTTGATTTTGTTTTAGAAAATCATGAAGAACTTTTTTTTAATACCCCTGTAGTTTATTGTGGGATAAATTATTATCAAGAATACGAATTTGAAAAATACGATTTTATTAGGGGAATAGTTGAAAGAAATGATATAAAAGATACAATAGAAATAGCTTTGAAATTACATCCCAACACCAAAAATGTTTATGTTGTTTTGGATAATTACACAAAAGCAGGACAGTTAGTAAAAAAAGAAATGGAAGAAACGATTATACCTATGTTTTCAGATATTAATTTTATTTTTATTACTGATTCTGTTGAGGAAATAGAAAATAATTTGCACAATCCTTTACCAAATTCAATAGCTCTTTTTTTACCTTTTAATAGAGATATTAATGGTTACTTCTACGAATATAAAGATATTGGGAAAATAATTGAGGAAATTGATATACTTCCAATTTATACTTCTGTGGAAGATTATTTAGATTATAAGGTAATAGGTGGTAAAATCTTAAAGGCTTTTGAGCAAGGAGAAAAAGCGGGAGAAATTGTTTTAGAACTATTGAATGGAATTTATATGCAAAATGTACCACAAATTTACTTTCCAGAAAACGATTATATATTTAATTATTTAGAACTTCAAAGATGGGGAATACCTATAAATCATCTACCAGAAGATTCTATTATAATAAACAAGCCAACTTCTTTTTACGAAGAAAATCCAATATTATTTTGGATAATAATTGTAACACTTCCTATTTCCATTGTATTTTTGTATATTTTAAAAGAGAAAAATTCGAGGCTAAAAAAATATATAAGTGAACTAGGAAAGACAAAAAAGATATTAGAGAATAAGAACGAGGAACTTCGAGCTGCTAATCAACAACTGACTTCATTTAATGAAGAAATAGTAGCTCAAAATGAGGAAATTGAGGATAATTATAAGAAAATAGAAAATTTGAACAATAAAATATTCAAATTATTAGAATTGTTTAACAAATTGGGTAATGAAGGGATCACAAAGGAAGAGTTTTTTTATGAATTTTTAAAGGCGATGATCACACAGATACCAGAAGCAGATTATGGAAGTGTTTCTATTATAGAAGGAGAAGAATGGAATTTTATAACTGCAATTGGTCATGATATAGAGGGTTTAAAGTCACTTCCTTTAAAAAGAAAATACTCCGTTTGGAGCGAAGAAGCAATGATTGTTGAAAATATCCAAAATGAAAATATTAAAAGGATGCCCGAAAAATTAGAAAAAGAAATGAGTAAATATACTAAACCTATAAAACAAACTATTTTGAAAACAATTAAAGTTGATGAAGATATATACTTAGGTATGGCTCTTGATATAAAAAAAGAAAGTGAGAAAGAATTTTCAGAAGAGTCTATTAATTCCTTTAATTCATTACTAAATATAGGGAAGCTTTTTATAATAAACCAAATTAAGACTCAAGAGGTAGAAGTTACTTACAATAATTTCGCACAAAAATTTGCTGTATTAGCGGAATCTCACGATGAGAACAGCAAAAAACATTTAACAAGAGTTAGCGAACTGTCTGCCTTTGTAGCGGAAAAGTTTGGGTTAGATGATAAAGATGTTGAAAGAATAAAAAGATTTTCCCCTCTTCATGATGTTGGAAAGTTATTAGTTTCTCCTATAATATTAAATAAAAGAGGAAAATTAACGAAAGAAGAATGGGAAGAAATAAAGAAACATCCTATTTATTCTGGAGAATTATTAGAGGGGAAGTATTTTGAAACAGCAAGGAAGATTGCTATGTATCATCATGAACATTATGACGGAAGTGGATATCCATTTGGGTTAAAAGGAAATGAAATACCAATAGAAGCACAAATAATAGGTATCGTTGATGTGTACGATGCATTACGATCAAAGCGAAGTTACAAAGAAGCGTTTTCCCATGAAAAAGCTATTGAAATAATATTAAATGGGGATGAGCGTACAAAACCCGAACATTTTAATCCGGGATTATTATCAATAATTGAAAAGTATAACCAAGAAATAAAGGAAATTTATGATAAATTCAATGATTGA
- the uvrA gene encoding excinuclease ABC subunit UvrA, with protein sequence MDKWIRIKGAREHNLKNIDVEIPKNTLSVITGLSGSGKSTLALDTIYAEGQRRYLESVSSYARQFLGNLKKPDVELIEGLSPSIAIEQKSVSHNPRSTVGTITEIYDYIRVLFARVGKAFCPKCGTPLESSTVDEIVDNIYKNFEENARLYIFSPIAKEKKGEFKKELHNMKLSGFKRVEIDGEILDLDEVESLAKTYRHNVNLLIDRVKLRKDNFERIYEAVELSLKEGDGFVEIREMDEDENVISVQTYSENLACPKCGYSFPEINPKLFSFNSPYGACSDCHGLGFKLEVEPDYIFDINKSLEDGAALNMGKDTFMVGMMKDVVRSLGEDPSKPIKDMDPKVLRTLLYGTDEEIDFSFSKRNGDTYDFTREFEGMVNWYERRYRQTDSRDIKEWIERNFMIQQTCQTCNGKRLREEALSVRIDGYNIFDLTEMPISQVKIFFDTLKLNDFEMEIAHELLREIKRRLTFLDDVGLDYLTLGRNATTLSGGESQRVRLATQIGSGLTGVTYVLDEPTIGLHQRDNDRLINTLKKLRDLDNTVIVVEHDENVIRASDYIIDLGIGAGVNGGKVIFQGETKKLLENSSESLTGKYLRGERNIEILDKKRIEKNKKLKIIGARHNNLKNIDAEIPLGKFVVITGVSGSGKSSLIMDTLYPALQKELYNSRVRPGEFDEIEGLKYIDSVISIDQSPIGRTPRSNPATYTGVFDYIRDVFASTQEAKIRGYDKGRFSFNVKGGRCEACKGHGVLKIEMQFLPDVYVTCDVCKGKRYNKETLKVTYKGKNISDILDMTVDEGLEFFKNLPLIKNVLELLQDVGLGYIRLGQPATTLSGGEAQRIKLTSELRKKSTGNTVYILDEPTTGLHFEDIRKLIKVLNILVEKGNTVIVIEHELDIIKNADYIIDLGPEGGEKGGYIVAAGTPEEIAESGTYTGYYLQQVLSKISS encoded by the coding sequence ATGGATAAATGGATTAGAATAAAAGGTGCTCGGGAGCATAATTTAAAAAATATTGATGTTGAAATTCCCAAAAATACTCTTTCTGTTATAACAGGTTTGTCGGGGTCTGGAAAATCAACCCTGGCACTTGATACTATATACGCTGAAGGTCAGCGAAGATATTTGGAATCTGTATCCTCTTATGCCAGACAATTTTTAGGAAACCTAAAAAAACCCGATGTTGAATTAATTGAAGGACTTTCTCCATCGATTGCCATAGAACAAAAATCTGTAAGCCATAACCCCAGATCAACTGTTGGAACTATTACTGAAATATATGATTATATCAGAGTATTATTTGCAAGGGTTGGAAAAGCTTTTTGCCCCAAATGTGGAACCCCCCTTGAAAGCTCAACGGTTGATGAAATTGTTGATAATATATACAAAAACTTCGAAGAAAATGCACGATTATATATATTTTCACCAATAGCAAAAGAGAAAAAAGGAGAATTCAAAAAAGAACTTCACAACATGAAATTATCTGGGTTCAAAAGAGTAGAAATAGATGGAGAAATTTTAGATCTAGATGAAGTGGAATCTCTTGCAAAAACCTATAGACATAATGTAAATCTCCTAATTGACAGGGTGAAATTAAGAAAAGATAATTTTGAAAGAATATATGAAGCAGTCGAACTATCTCTGAAAGAAGGAGACGGTTTTGTAGAGATACGAGAAATGGATGAGGATGAAAATGTTATTTCTGTTCAAACTTATTCGGAAAACCTTGCATGTCCAAAATGTGGATACAGTTTCCCGGAAATAAATCCTAAATTATTTTCTTTCAATAGCCCTTACGGAGCCTGTTCTGACTGTCATGGATTAGGATTCAAATTGGAGGTTGAACCTGATTATATTTTTGATATTAATAAATCTTTAGAAGACGGTGCAGCATTGAATATGGGGAAAGATACCTTTATGGTAGGAATGATGAAAGATGTTGTTAGAAGTTTGGGAGAAGATCCTTCCAAACCTATAAAGGATATGGATCCTAAAGTTTTGAGAACTCTGCTATATGGAACAGACGAGGAGATAGATTTTTCTTTTTCAAAAAGAAACGGAGATACATATGATTTTACTAGAGAATTTGAAGGTATGGTTAATTGGTATGAAAGAAGATACAGGCAAACAGACTCTCGGGATATAAAAGAATGGATAGAAAGAAATTTTATGATACAACAAACCTGCCAAACTTGCAATGGTAAAAGACTTAGAGAAGAAGCTTTAAGTGTTAGGATAGATGGTTATAATATTTTTGATTTAACTGAGATGCCTATAAGTCAAGTAAAGATTTTCTTCGATACTTTAAAACTAAATGACTTTGAAATGGAAATTGCTCATGAACTTTTAAGAGAAATAAAAAGAAGGCTAACTTTCTTAGATGACGTTGGTCTAGATTATCTAACCCTTGGTAGAAATGCCACTACACTTTCAGGAGGAGAATCTCAAAGAGTAAGATTAGCTACTCAAATAGGTTCTGGGCTAACAGGTGTTACATACGTCTTAGATGAACCAACGATAGGTTTACATCAAAGAGATAATGACAGACTCATAAATACCTTAAAAAAACTTAGGGACCTCGACAATACAGTTATAGTTGTTGAGCATGATGAAAACGTGATAAGAGCCTCAGATTATATAATAGACCTAGGAATTGGTGCAGGTGTTAATGGAGGAAAAGTTATCTTTCAAGGTGAAACGAAAAAACTTTTAGAAAATAGTAGTGAATCTCTAACTGGAAAGTATTTAAGGGGAGAAAGAAACATTGAGATATTAGATAAGAAAAGAATCGAAAAAAATAAAAAATTAAAAATAATTGGTGCAAGGCATAATAACCTAAAAAATATTGATGCTGAAATTCCCTTGGGAAAATTTGTTGTTATAACAGGTGTTTCAGGGTCTGGTAAATCATCGTTGATTATGGACACCCTATATCCTGCTCTCCAAAAAGAATTATACAACTCTAGGGTAAGACCCGGAGAGTTTGACGAGATAGAAGGGCTAAAATACATTGATAGCGTTATATCGATAGATCAAAGTCCAATAGGAAGAACCCCTAGAAGTAACCCTGCTACATACACTGGAGTATTTGATTATATTCGTGATGTTTTTGCTTCAACTCAAGAAGCTAAAATTAGAGGATATGATAAAGGTAGGTTTTCTTTCAACGTAAAAGGTGGTAGGTGCGAAGCATGTAAAGGCCATGGAGTATTAAAAATAGAGATGCAATTTTTACCAGATGTATACGTAACTTGCGATGTATGTAAAGGAAAAAGATACAACAAAGAAACTCTGAAAGTAACTTACAAAGGAAAAAACATTTCTGATATTTTGGATATGACAGTAGATGAAGGTTTGGAATTTTTTAAAAACTTGCCTCTAATAAAAAATGTCTTAGAATTACTTCAAGATGTAGGATTAGGATATATTAGACTCGGCCAGCCAGCGACAACTTTATCTGGTGGAGAAGCCCAAAGAATAAAATTAACCTCTGAGTTAAGAAAAAAATCAACTGGAAATACCGTTTATATCCTAGACGAACCTACCACAGGACTTCATTTTGAAGACATAAGAAAGCTGATAAAAGTTCTTAATATTTTAGTTGAAAAAGGGAACACAGTAATAGTAATCGAGCATGAACTCGATATAATCAAAAATGCAGATTATATTATAGATTTAGGACCTGAAGGAGGAGAAAAAGGAGGATATATCGTAGCAGCGGGAACTCCAGAAGAAATTGCTGAAAGTGGAACTTATACAGGGTACTACTTACAACAAGTTCTATCAAAAATATCGTCATAG
- the murD gene encoding UDP-N-acetylmuramoyl-L-alanine--D-glutamate ligase, translating into MKICLVGYGISNRELLKKLINTNNELAVSQNRPFDQEDIIFFKTNKIQYETQHGELLKSCDLAIVSPGITPQSEAAKIIFNNNINYTTEIEFAWEKIKTINKKSLFVGITGTDGKSTTTSLIGHILSYLDPLTFVGGNIGKPLIQAEENLNYYVIEISSFQIFWSKILSPEISVLINLAPDHLNWHENIEDYYLTKEALLKRTLKVAGIAVINEESLKLLNFEKYQRKSSLITFSENMFKNNTVSYLDKKIKVKNKLFDLNIFKEDLVAAVVTTLNLGVSEKLIEDAIASYSSLKYRLQLVTTKNGVNYYNDSKATNSHAAYNAYKSFRGKNYIAILSGIPKNEDLTLLIDELKNHAKKILVFGEMQKEIIKYHLNDKFIFKNNLEEVFLYIFEIAQEGDNVVFSPGGASFDMYKNYEDRGEHFNRLIGLI; encoded by the coding sequence GTGAAAATATGTTTAGTAGGTTACGGAATAAGTAATAGAGAATTACTTAAAAAACTAATAAACACGAATAACGAGTTAGCTGTAAGCCAAAATAGACCCTTTGATCAAGAAGATATAATATTTTTTAAAACAAATAAAATACAATATGAAACTCAACATGGTGAGTTATTAAAAAGTTGTGATTTAGCTATAGTAAGCCCAGGAATAACTCCACAAAGTGAAGCTGCAAAAATTATTTTCAATAATAATATAAATTACACAACAGAGATTGAGTTTGCATGGGAAAAAATAAAGACAATTAATAAAAAATCCCTATTTGTTGGAATAACAGGTACTGATGGAAAATCAACAACAACCTCCCTCATCGGACATATATTATCATACCTTGACCCTCTTACCTTTGTTGGAGGAAATATAGGTAAGCCTTTAATTCAAGCAGAAGAAAACTTAAATTACTACGTCATTGAAATTAGTTCTTTTCAGATATTTTGGTCTAAAATACTATCTCCTGAGATTTCAGTATTGATAAACCTAGCTCCAGATCATTTAAATTGGCATGAAAACATAGAAGATTATTATCTCACAAAAGAAGCTCTTCTTAAAAGAACTTTAAAAGTTGCCGGAATTGCTGTTATAAACGAAGAATCTTTAAAACTATTAAACTTTGAAAAATATCAAAGAAAATCAAGTTTAATAACTTTTTCAGAAAATATGTTTAAAAACAATACTGTTTCGTACTTAGATAAAAAAATAAAAGTGAAAAATAAATTATTTGATTTGAATATATTTAAAGAGGATTTAGTAGCAGCAGTAGTTACTACGCTCAATTTAGGGGTATCTGAAAAATTGATAGAAGATGCCATCGCTTCTTATAGCTCTTTAAAATACAGATTACAATTAGTAACCACTAAAAATGGTGTGAATTATTATAACGATTCAAAAGCAACCAATTCGCATGCCGCTTATAATGCCTACAAAAGTTTCAGAGGGAAAAATTATATAGCGATATTAAGTGGTATCCCAAAAAATGAAGATCTTACTCTTTTAATTGATGAATTAAAAAATCACGCTAAAAAAATTTTGGTTTTTGGAGAAATGCAAAAAGAAATAATAAAATATCACTTAAACGATAAATTTATCTTCAAAAATAATTTAGAAGAGGTGTTTTTATACATTTTTGAAATTGCTCAAGAAGGTGATAATGTGGTTTTCTCACCGGGAGGTGCTAGCTTTGATATGTACAAAAATTATGAAGATAGAGGAGAACATTTTAATAGGTTAATTGGATTAATATAA
- a CDS encoding phospho-N-acetylmuramoyl-pentapeptide-transferase, producing MKNLTFYLSLISFIVLVFAYPVFIKYLKKKQLGQYIRQEGPDLHNYKQGTPTMGGILFISAIFLLSILTYFINQEKVFLVVGISSILFGLVGFIDDYSSIRKKDSTGLTALQKLLFQFIVSFFVVLIILRLNPHSSLKLPFVDFELNFGFFYPIWGIIYLSGMSNATNLTDGIDGLSGGIYISSVLFTAIVAGIEIQNLGVLILPVIAYLLFNIKPAKIFMGDTGSLALGGILGALAIYYSIEIFTVFTCFIFILEMFSVIIQVTSFKIRHKKVFLMSPIHHHFELKKWSEERIVLTFWTINFLTGIIALGGVL from the coding sequence TTGAAAAACTTGACATTTTATCTCTCATTAATATCTTTTATAGTGCTTGTTTTTGCATATCCTGTATTTATCAAATATCTTAAGAAAAAACAATTAGGTCAATATATAAGGCAAGAAGGACCGGATCTTCATAACTACAAACAGGGAACTCCTACTATGGGGGGTATTTTATTTATATCAGCCATATTTTTACTAAGTATTTTAACTTATTTTATTAATCAAGAAAAAGTGTTTCTTGTTGTAGGTATTTCTTCCATTCTTTTTGGACTAGTTGGATTTATTGATGATTACTCTAGTATAAGAAAAAAAGATTCCACTGGTTTAACTGCATTACAAAAATTATTATTTCAGTTCATAGTTTCTTTTTTTGTAGTATTGATAATTTTACGATTGAACCCTCATTCTTCACTAAAATTGCCTTTTGTAGATTTTGAATTAAATTTTGGTTTTTTCTACCCTATCTGGGGAATAATTTATCTTTCTGGGATGTCCAATGCCACAAACTTAACCGATGGGATTGATGGTCTCTCAGGGGGAATATACATTAGCTCAGTTTTATTTACTGCTATAGTAGCTGGAATTGAGATTCAGAATTTAGGTGTTTTAATACTTCCAGTAATAGCATATCTCCTTTTTAACATTAAACCTGCCAAAATATTTATGGGAGATACTGGCTCTCTTGCATTAGGAGGCATTTTGGGAGCTTTAGCTATTTATTACTCTATAGAAATATTCACTGTTTTTACATGCTTTATCTTTATTCTAGAAATGTTTAGTGTGATTATACAAGTAACAAGTTTCAAAATCAGACACAAAAAAGTTTTTTTAATGTCACCAATTCACCATCATTTTGAATTAAAAAAATGGAGCGAAGAACGTATAGTTTTGACATTTTGGACAATAAATTTTTTAACTGGGATAATCGCTTTAGGAGGAGTTTTGTGA
- the murF gene encoding UDP-N-acetylmuramoyl-tripeptide--D-alanyl-D-alanine ligase, giving the protein MLEKLKYEGYKFKIDSRKLEKGDVFLCLKGEKTDGHNYIDDALSKGASYIIVDKKINDFSNKKIIKVDNVLTEMLSSSSKIINQKSKIKIGITGSTGKTTTKEFLLYLLLPFFKTFRNELNMNTEIGIPLCILNDYNDEEIVILEEGLQKIGDLEYLSNYFNYDVAIITNVGSSHLKYLNTIETVAKEKMKITNKMEKGLLIINGDYPILKDLAPPQLNILTFGKNKNNNAVLENYEYNENFTTTVYAKLFDEDAMFTFNGYWSEGQILDLLSCLLFLRYLDLAIEPYYLSNIKVPPDRFQIIKRNNLTIINDSYNASYDSFKSAFESIKKMNIFPKTIIMGEIKELGNYSEEYHKKVIEEASKTFDVIYFYDPHKQFSYLNDPKLEFFEDLSNIAKFIQNSKGLLYIKASNATGINNYIKERGLF; this is encoded by the coding sequence ATGCTTGAAAAGTTAAAATATGAGGGATATAAATTTAAAATAGACTCCCGCAAACTAGAAAAGGGAGATGTTTTTTTGTGTTTAAAAGGAGAAAAAACAGATGGACATAATTATATAGACGATGCTTTAAGCAAAGGCGCTTCATATATAATAGTTGATAAGAAGATTAATGATTTTTCTAATAAAAAAATAATTAAAGTAGACAATGTATTAACAGAAATGCTTTCGTCTAGTTCAAAAATAATCAATCAAAAATCAAAGATTAAAATTGGAATTACTGGTTCAACAGGAAAAACTACTACAAAAGAGTTTTTATTATACCTTTTATTGCCTTTTTTTAAGACTTTTAGAAATGAACTAAATATGAATACAGAAATTGGTATACCTCTTTGCATTTTGAACGATTACAACGATGAAGAAATTGTAATTTTAGAAGAAGGGTTACAAAAAATAGGCGATTTGGAATATCTTTCAAATTATTTCAACTATGATGTTGCTATTATTACCAATGTCGGTTCTTCTCATTTGAAATATTTAAATACTATTGAAACCGTGGCTAAAGAAAAGATGAAAATTACAAATAAAATGGAAAAAGGGCTTTTAATAATAAACGGAGATTACCCAATATTAAAAGATTTAGCTCCTCCTCAGTTAAATATACTCACTTTTGGGAAAAATAAGAATAATAACGCTGTTTTAGAAAATTATGAGTACAACGAAAATTTCACAACAACCGTTTATGCTAAATTATTCGATGAGGATGCTATGTTCACTTTCAACGGATATTGGAGTGAAGGACAAATTCTTGACTTACTTTCTTGTTTACTATTTTTAAGGTACCTAGATTTAGCAATAGAACCTTATTATCTATCAAACATAAAAGTTCCACCAGATAGATTTCAAATAATTAAAAGAAATAATTTAACTATTATAAATGATTCATATAATGCCTCATATGATTCTTTTAAAAGTGCTTTTGAAAGTATAAAAAAAATGAATATATTTCCAAAAACTATTATTATGGGAGAAATTAAGGAACTTGGAAATTACAGCGAAGAATATCATAAAAAAGTAATCGAAGAAGCTTCAAAAACATTCGATGTAATTTATTTTTATGATCCTCATAAACAATTTTCATATTTAAATGATCCCAAACTAGAATTTTTTGAAGATTTATCAAATATAGCTAAATTTATACAAAATTCTAAGGGATTGCTTTATATAAAAGCCTCTAACGCCACAGGAATAAACAACTATATCAAAGAAAGGGGATTATTTTGA